One region of Streptomyces sp. NBC_00271 genomic DNA includes:
- the tap gene encoding telomere-associated protein Tap — MPTENELLSAVDALLNQVDQNDLPPPAERKRLREAAELSQTQIAKVLGTRREAVGNWETGKTEPRPPQRTAYARLLEGLAARFPAPDNESPSELAVPETFTAAPAPATAAPSEPAAPKAPARPAATARPSSTSRRPGTKKAAKATAPRAAAVDPRFENGPLAVVDCEDGQVSAYCVGGLVLDVPAKSLPALVDWTLAEAKLGQPRLHRNGRDGDPVLVLTPAALERYGLPAALSDDERRAGRLQDSHKVVKQIKKAELQLTQRGFGSWARIYRDPEGSRRRCVQLCIPAWNALDAREWDDKDDPKIPAMHPADLARYLGTYAQLVTTPRGTASTTGLELMTALRPPTRAEKDEATGTFERAYNADALTAVYDVVECEVPDEHPKLKGKYERHHLRTPDQMLMEEPYDWCRPLTDDECMKPYLVVIDVNLAFAAAANGLTVGLDGPTHLKNRPAFDPKLPGSWLVDLSHVDLSRVQVGGRTVDADRLPSPFTPKGDRPTGPAWYATPTVAYAVELGFEVAPIEAYVRLQTGRYLDPWYNRLRDAYVTTMEELGVTTAMGGQEFLEAMARSKQVDPTMALLVKAIKATAKGGIGKLRQRNRGQVPYYEPWPALKRETWRPDIRAAVLANVRVGMHRKLMKTAAAADLYPVAIGTDAIVYPSTGPSPLDVLPHTPEGKPAPGTFRLGVSPGMVKHQGTQTVLWAEAQFEEAGAVFNIANLIKNDPTAGEGE; from the coding sequence GTGCCCACTGAGAACGAGCTGCTCAGCGCTGTCGACGCGCTGCTGAACCAGGTCGACCAGAACGACCTGCCGCCGCCCGCTGAGCGCAAGCGACTGCGCGAGGCTGCCGAGCTGAGCCAGACCCAGATCGCCAAGGTCCTCGGCACCCGCCGGGAGGCCGTGGGGAACTGGGAGACCGGCAAGACAGAGCCGCGGCCGCCGCAGCGCACCGCCTACGCCCGGCTGCTCGAAGGCCTCGCCGCACGCTTCCCCGCCCCCGACAACGAGTCGCCCTCCGAGCTCGCCGTGCCGGAGACGTTCACCGCCGCGCCCGCCCCGGCGACTGCGGCTCCGTCGGAGCCGGCCGCCCCGAAGGCGCCCGCCCGACCGGCGGCGACCGCCAGGCCGTCGTCAACGTCGCGGCGCCCGGGCACCAAGAAGGCGGCCAAGGCCACCGCGCCGAGGGCGGCCGCGGTCGACCCGCGCTTCGAGAACGGCCCGCTGGCGGTCGTCGACTGCGAGGACGGGCAGGTGTCGGCGTACTGCGTCGGCGGCCTGGTCCTGGACGTGCCCGCCAAGTCCCTTCCGGCCCTGGTCGACTGGACGCTTGCCGAGGCGAAGCTCGGTCAGCCCCGCCTGCACCGCAACGGCCGTGACGGCGACCCGGTCCTCGTGCTCACCCCCGCCGCGCTGGAGCGCTACGGCCTGCCCGCCGCCCTGTCGGATGACGAGCGGCGCGCCGGGCGGCTCCAGGACAGCCACAAGGTGGTCAAGCAGATCAAGAAGGCTGAACTGCAGCTCACCCAGCGCGGGTTCGGGTCCTGGGCGCGGATCTATCGCGACCCGGAGGGCTCCAGGCGCCGCTGCGTGCAGCTGTGCATTCCGGCCTGGAACGCGCTGGACGCGCGGGAGTGGGACGACAAGGACGACCCGAAGATCCCGGCCATGCACCCCGCCGACCTCGCCCGGTATCTCGGCACGTACGCGCAGCTGGTGACGACTCCGCGCGGCACCGCGTCGACCACCGGCCTGGAACTGATGACCGCGTTGCGCCCGCCGACCCGTGCGGAGAAGGACGAGGCCACCGGCACGTTCGAGCGGGCGTACAACGCGGACGCGCTGACGGCGGTGTACGACGTCGTGGAGTGCGAGGTCCCCGACGAGCACCCGAAGTTGAAAGGCAAGTACGAGCGCCACCACCTGCGCACCCCGGACCAGATGCTGATGGAGGAGCCGTACGACTGGTGCCGGCCGCTGACCGATGACGAGTGCATGAAGCCGTACCTGGTCGTGATCGACGTCAACCTCGCGTTCGCGGCGGCCGCCAACGGCCTCACTGTCGGCCTGGACGGACCCACCCACCTGAAGAACCGTCCGGCGTTCGACCCGAAGCTGCCCGGCTCGTGGCTGGTCGACCTCTCCCACGTCGACCTCTCCCGCGTGCAGGTGGGCGGCCGCACCGTCGACGCCGACCGCCTCCCCAGCCCGTTCACGCCGAAGGGCGACCGCCCGACAGGCCCGGCCTGGTACGCCACCCCGACCGTGGCGTACGCGGTGGAGCTCGGCTTCGAGGTCGCGCCGATCGAGGCGTACGTACGCCTGCAGACCGGCCGCTACCTGGACCCCTGGTACAACCGACTGCGCGACGCGTACGTGACGACCATGGAAGAACTCGGTGTCACCACCGCGATGGGCGGCCAGGAGTTCCTCGAGGCGATGGCCCGCTCCAAGCAGGTCGACCCGACGATGGCACTGCTGGTGAAGGCGATCAAAGCCACCGCGAAGGGCGGCATCGGCAAGCTCAGGCAGCGCAACCGGGGCCAAGTGCCCTACTACGAGCCGTGGCCCGCACTGAAGCGGGAGACGTGGCGCCCCGACATCCGGGCCGCCGTGCTGGCCAACGTCAGGGTCGGCATGCACCGCAAGCTCATGAAGACCGCCGCCGCAGCCGACCTCTACCCGGTCGCGATCGGCACCGACGCCATCGTCTACCCCTCCACCGGCCCCAGCCCGCTCGATGTCCTGCCGCACACACCCGAGGGCAAGCCCGCGCCGGGCACGTTCCGGCTCGGGGTCTCACCGGGAATGGTCAAGCACCAGGGCACCCAGACCGTGCTGTGGGCGGAAGCGCAGTTCGAGGAGGCCGGCGCGGTGTTCAACATCGCCAACCTCATCAAGAACGACCCGACCGCCGGAGAAGGGGAGTAG
- the dnaE gene encoding DNA polymerase III subunit alpha, which yields MTDSFVHLHNHTEYSMLDGAQKLKPMFAEVERQGMPAVAMSDHGNMFGAYEFHQVSKGVDGVKPIIGIEAYVAPSSRRNRKQEFWGPGGQRAMSDDGEGSKDVSGGGRFTHMTMWAQNVQGLKNLFYLSTEASYTGQFPAGKPRMDMELISEHAGGIIATTGCPSGAVQTRLRLNQYDEAREVAAAYQDIFGKESYFLELMDHGLSIEKDVRDGLLRLARDLNIPLLATNDAHYVHEEQADAHDNLLCIGVGKNKDDPKRFRFQGSGYYLKTAAEMRELFAELPQACDNTLLIAERIESYDSVFENVDEMPQYPDVPEGETQESWLRKECLKGLAMRYGDPVPAEVMERFETEMTVIGPMGFSSYFLVVADICRHARDNKIPVGPGRGSATGSIVAYATRITELCPLEHGLLFERFLNPERINPPDVDLDFDDRQRDAMVRYVTEKYGDEYTAMVNTFGKIKAKNAIKDSSRILGYPFQHGERITKALPPDIMGKSIPLDGIFDSAHPRYGEAGEIRTMYENEPEVKKVIDTAKGVEGLTRGTGVHAAAVILSKTKLTERIPLHMRAKDGVKITGFDYPSCENMGLVKMDFLGLRNLGVIDHALTNIRENRGVKLATVDPGNGDTSVTVIPLDDKKTFELLGRGDTFGVFQLDGGGMRALLKLMEPSRFEDIAAALALYRPGPMAANAHTNYALRQNGKQNPDPIHPELKEVLDPILGSTHHLLIFQEQIMAIARTLAGYTLGGADMLRRAMGKKKPEVLAAEWQKFHDGMADNDYSEESIKAIWDVMLPFSGYAFNKSHTAGYGLVSYWTAYLKANYPAEYMAALLTSVGDDKDKAGIYLADARKLGVTVLAPDVNESLAEFAAVGDDVRFGLLSVRNVGDNVIESIIAARKSKGKFTSFSDFLDKVDLPALNKRAVESLIRAGAFDSLGHTRKGLSAAHESAIDAVVPLKKAAAYGQDDLFAGLGDAAGNDSFSLDVPVSDDEWPRKQLLSIEREMLGMYVSAHPLDGTEHILSTNRDTTIVDLLASGRTEGVVRLSGLITSVQPKMTKQGNAWAIVNLADRDGTIEALFFPATYQMVAAALVEDSVITVQGRVNDRDGAISIFGQELQVLDVTSAERDGAAPVQLRLPYHRINEPCINELKRIMGAHPGQNPVQLAVRGPQRTIVYQLPSLVNAATIASDIKGSFGPEAWQGVA from the coding sequence GTGACGGATTCCTTTGTTCACCTGCACAATCACACCGAATACTCGATGCTCGACGGCGCGCAGAAGCTCAAGCCGATGTTCGCCGAAGTCGAGCGTCAGGGCATGCCGGCCGTCGCCATGAGCGACCACGGAAACATGTTCGGTGCGTACGAGTTCCATCAGGTGTCCAAGGGTGTCGACGGCGTCAAGCCGATCATCGGGATCGAGGCCTACGTCGCGCCGTCCTCGCGCCGGAACCGCAAGCAGGAGTTCTGGGGTCCGGGCGGCCAGCGGGCCATGTCGGACGACGGTGAGGGCTCGAAGGACGTGTCCGGCGGTGGCCGGTTCACGCATATGACGATGTGGGCGCAGAACGTCCAGGGTCTGAAGAACCTCTTCTACCTGTCGACCGAGGCCAGCTACACCGGTCAGTTCCCCGCGGGCAAGCCGCGGATGGACATGGAGCTGATCAGCGAGCACGCGGGCGGCATCATCGCCACGACGGGCTGCCCGTCCGGGGCGGTCCAGACGCGGCTGCGGCTGAACCAGTACGACGAGGCCCGTGAGGTCGCTGCCGCCTACCAGGACATTTTCGGCAAGGAGAGTTACTTCCTGGAGCTGATGGACCATGGGCTGTCCATCGAGAAGGACGTCCGCGACGGGCTGTTGCGGCTGGCCAGGGATCTGAACATTCCGCTGCTGGCCACGAACGACGCGCACTATGTGCACGAGGAGCAGGCCGATGCGCATGACAACCTGCTGTGCATCGGGGTGGGCAAGAACAAGGACGACCCGAAGCGGTTCCGGTTCCAGGGCAGCGGCTATTACCTCAAGACCGCCGCCGAGATGCGGGAGCTGTTTGCGGAGCTGCCGCAGGCCTGCGACAACACCCTTCTGATCGCCGAGCGCATCGAGTCCTACGACTCCGTCTTCGAGAACGTCGACGAGATGCCGCAGTACCCGGACGTGCCGGAGGGGGAGACGCAGGAGTCCTGGCTGCGCAAGGAATGCCTCAAGGGCCTGGCCATGCGCTACGGCGACCCGGTCCCGGCCGAGGTCATGGAGCGCTTCGAGACCGAGATGACGGTCATCGGCCCCATGGGCTTCTCCTCCTACTTCCTCGTGGTCGCCGACATCTGCCGCCACGCCCGCGACAACAAGATCCCGGTCGGGCCCGGCCGCGGGTCGGCCACCGGCTCGATCGTCGCGTACGCGACCCGCATCACCGAGCTGTGCCCGCTCGAGCACGGCCTGCTCTTCGAACGCTTTTTGAACCCGGAGCGCATCAACCCGCCGGATGTCGACCTCGACTTCGACGACCGCCAGCGCGACGCCATGGTCCGCTACGTCACCGAGAAGTACGGCGACGAGTACACCGCCATGGTCAACACCTTCGGCAAGATCAAAGCCAAGAACGCGATCAAGGACTCGTCCCGCATCCTCGGCTACCCCTTCCAGCACGGCGAGCGCATCACCAAGGCGCTCCCGCCGGACATCATGGGCAAATCGATCCCGCTGGACGGCATCTTCGACTCCGCGCACCCGCGCTACGGCGAGGCCGGCGAAATCCGGACGATGTACGAGAACGAACCGGAGGTGAAGAAGGTCATCGACACCGCCAAGGGTGTCGAAGGCCTCACCCGCGGCACCGGTGTACACGCGGCCGCGGTCATCCTGTCCAAGACGAAGCTGACCGAGCGCATCCCGCTGCACATGCGCGCCAAGGACGGCGTCAAGATCACCGGCTTTGACTACCCCAGCTGCGAAAACATGGGGCTGGTCAAGATGGACTTCCTGGGCCTGCGCAACCTGGGCGTGATCGACCACGCGCTGACGAACATCCGCGAGAACCGCGGCGTCAAGCTGGCCACCGTCGACCCGGGCAACGGCGACACCAGCGTCACCGTGATCCCGCTGGACGACAAGAAGACCTTCGAGCTTCTGGGCCGCGGCGACACGTTCGGCGTGTTCCAGCTCGACGGCGGCGGCATGCGCGCGCTGCTGAAACTGATGGAGCCCTCCCGCTTCGAAGACATCGCGGCCGCCCTCGCCCTGTACCGGCCCGGCCCGATGGCCGCCAACGCGCACACCAACTACGCGCTGCGGCAGAACGGCAAGCAGAACCCGGACCCGATCCACCCCGAGCTGAAGGAAGTCCTGGACCCGATCCTGGGCTCCACCCACCACCTGCTCATCTTCCAAGAACAGATCATGGCCATCGCCCGGACCCTGGCCGGCTACACACTCGGTGGCGCCGACATGCTGCGCCGCGCGATGGGCAAGAAGAAGCCCGAGGTGCTGGCCGCCGAGTGGCAGAAGTTCCACGACGGCATGGCCGACAACGACTACTCGGAAGAGTCGATCAAGGCGATCTGGGACGTCATGCTCCCGTTCTCCGGCTACGCGTTCAACAAGTCCCACACCGCAGGCTACGGACTCGTCTCCTACTGGACCGCCTACCTCAAGGCCAACTACCCGGCCGAGTACATGGCGGCCCTGCTCACCTCTGTCGGTGACGACAAGGACAAGGCCGGCATCTACCTCGCCGATGCCCGCAAGCTCGGCGTCACCGTCCTCGCGCCGGATGTGAACGAGTCGCTCGCCGAGTTCGCGGCCGTGGGCGACGACGTCCGCTTCGGACTGCTGTCCGTGCGCAACGTGGGCGACAACGTCATCGAATCGATCATCGCTGCCCGCAAGTCCAAGGGGAAGTTCACTTCGTTCTCCGACTTCCTCGACAAGGTCGACCTGCCCGCGCTGAACAAGCGGGCCGTGGAATCCCTCATCAGAGCCGGCGCCTTCGACTCCCTGGGACATACCCGCAAGGGACTGTCCGCCGCCCACGAGAGCGCCATCGACGCAGTCGTCCCGCTCAAGAAGGCAGCCGCCTACGGACAGGACGATCTCTTCGCCGGCCTCGGCGACGCAGCCGGCAACGACAGCTTCAGCCTGGACGTGCCGGTCAGCGACGACGAATGGCCCCGCAAGCAACTCCTGTCCATCGAACGCGAGATGCTCGGCATGTACGTCTCCGCGCACCCGCTGGACGGCACCGAGCACATCCTGTCCACCAACCGCGACACCACCATCGTGGACCTGCTGGCCTCAGGGCGCACCGAAGGCGTGGTCCGCCTCTCCGGCCTGATCACCAGCGTCCAGCCCAAGATGACCAAACAAGGCAACGCCTGGGCCATCGTCAACCTCGCCGACCGTGACGGAACGATCGAGGCCCTCTTCTTCCCCGCCACCTACCAGATGGTCGCCGCCGCCCTGGTGGAGGACAGCGTCATCACCGTGCAAGGCCGCGTCAACGACCGCGACGGCGCCATCAGCATCTTCGGGCAGGAACTGCAGGTCCTCGACGTGACCTCCGCCGAACGCGACGGCGCAGCCCCCGTCCAGCTCCGGCTGCCCTATCACCGCATCAACGAGCCATGCATCAACGAACTCAAACGCATCATGGGCGCCCACCCCGGCCAGAATCCCGTTCAACTCGCGGTACGCGGCCCACAGAGAACCATCGTCTACCAGCTTCCCTCGCTGGTGAACGCCGCTACCATCGCCTCAGACATCAAGGGATCCTTTGGCCCGGAGGCGTGGCAAGGGGTGGCGTGA
- a CDS encoding DUF5131 family protein, whose translation MGDRSAIEWTEATWNPTTGCDRVSKGCDNCYALTLAKRLKAMGSPKYQADGDPRTSGPGFGLTVHPDALRVPYGWKSPRTVFVNSMSDLFHARVPLDYVRRVFDVIAETPQHTYQVLTKRARRLRQVADRLEWPANLWMGVSVESAKELPRVDDLRQVPAAVKFLSCEPLLGPLDGLELAGIDWVIAGGESGPGHRPLDEAWVTQIRDICQEAGVSFFFKQWGGRTPKAGGRELAGRTWDELPLPAAV comes from the coding sequence ATGGGTGATCGCAGTGCGATCGAGTGGACCGAGGCGACGTGGAACCCGACCACGGGGTGCGACCGCGTCTCGAAGGGGTGCGACAACTGTTATGCGCTGACGCTGGCGAAGCGGCTGAAGGCGATGGGGTCGCCGAAGTACCAGGCTGACGGTGACCCGCGAACTTCCGGGCCCGGGTTCGGGCTGACTGTGCACCCGGACGCCCTGCGCGTGCCGTACGGGTGGAAGAGCCCGCGCACCGTCTTCGTAAACTCGATGAGCGACCTGTTCCACGCGCGGGTGCCGCTCGACTACGTGCGCCGCGTCTTCGACGTGATCGCGGAGACCCCGCAGCACACCTACCAGGTCCTCACCAAGCGGGCACGGCGTCTGCGGCAGGTCGCCGACCGGCTGGAGTGGCCGGCGAATCTGTGGATGGGCGTGTCCGTGGAGAGCGCGAAGGAACTGCCGCGCGTCGATGACCTGCGCCAGGTGCCCGCGGCGGTGAAGTTCTTGTCGTGCGAGCCTTTGTTGGGGCCGCTGGACGGGCTGGAGCTGGCGGGGATCGACTGGGTCATTGCCGGAGGCGAGTCGGGGCCTGGGCACCGGCCGCTGGACGAGGCGTGGGTGACGCAGATCCGGGACATCTGTCAGGAGGCCGGGGTGTCCTTCTTCTTCAAGCAGTGGGGTGGCCGTACTCCGAAGGCAGGTGGTCGCGAGCTCGCGGGCCGCACGTGGGATGAACTGCCGTTGCCTGCGGCCGTGTGA
- the tcmP gene encoding three-Cys-motif partner protein TcmP: MFKHELLKDYLAQFGGMTGSRARDKRVVYLDGYAGEGRYENGQPASAEIALSIAAHHHDHGLTMECFFAESEEKSYARLHDVVQHYRQRQVVAYDHHGEVDGVLNSVVRRAQHAPLFLFLDPCGLVLPQDRLVDVLARQRPRYQKWPPTELLMNFSMMAVWRLGGHVRSPKGSEKSLQRFDDVCGGTWWRDYFADAAASTHQEHAAQDAIEAVAAAYARRLEQRTGMLVQSVPVSHSPRKRAVYRLVFATRSQYGLWVFGNSVARARDEWWKTLDEREESSGQLALIPNRPDPEDVAAQAIPEIAANLEKLLARTRQPIKLVNYTLEIFGRFYGQVPEPAVREAVRLLHKQGKIPSNGAGARRIREITVHPGNLAA, translated from the coding sequence GTGTTCAAACACGAGCTACTCAAGGACTACCTCGCGCAGTTCGGCGGGATGACAGGCTCCCGCGCACGCGACAAGCGCGTGGTCTACCTGGACGGATATGCCGGCGAGGGCCGCTACGAGAACGGCCAGCCGGCCTCAGCCGAGATCGCCCTGTCAATCGCAGCACACCATCACGACCACGGTCTCACCATGGAGTGCTTCTTCGCGGAATCCGAGGAGAAGTCCTACGCCCGCCTGCACGACGTCGTCCAGCACTACCGGCAACGCCAGGTGGTTGCCTACGACCACCACGGCGAGGTCGACGGCGTCCTCAACAGCGTGGTCCGGCGTGCACAGCACGCACCGCTGTTCCTCTTCCTCGATCCATGCGGCCTCGTCCTGCCCCAGGACCGGCTCGTCGACGTCCTGGCCAGGCAGCGCCCTCGGTACCAGAAGTGGCCGCCCACCGAGCTGCTGATGAACTTCAGCATGATGGCCGTCTGGCGTCTGGGCGGACATGTCCGCTCACCCAAGGGCAGCGAGAAGTCACTGCAACGATTCGACGACGTCTGTGGCGGCACCTGGTGGCGGGACTACTTCGCGGATGCTGCAGCCTCCACTCACCAGGAACATGCTGCGCAGGACGCGATCGAGGCCGTAGCCGCCGCGTACGCACGCCGCCTGGAACAGCGCACCGGGATGCTCGTGCAATCGGTCCCGGTCTCCCATTCACCGCGCAAACGCGCCGTCTACCGCCTGGTGTTCGCAACCCGCAGCCAATACGGCCTGTGGGTGTTCGGAAACAGCGTCGCCCGAGCCCGGGACGAGTGGTGGAAGACCCTCGACGAACGCGAAGAGAGCAGCGGACAACTCGCCCTGATCCCCAACAGGCCTGACCCAGAAGACGTCGCCGCCCAAGCCATCCCCGAGATCGCCGCCAACCTGGAAAAACTGCTGGCACGCACACGGCAGCCCATCAAGCTCGTGAACTACACCCTTGAGATCTTCGGCCGTTTCTACGGCCAGGTCCCCGAACCGGCCGTCCGAGAAGCCGTACGACTCCTGCACAAGCAGGGAAAGATCCCCAGCAACGGAGCAGGCGCCCGCAGAATCCGCGAGATCACCGTGCACCCGGGGAACTTGGCGGCCTGA
- a CDS encoding DUF6300 family protein, with the protein MSEEASTGEPHDLEEIILNVGVTPPCPTCSQPTILLARYPHSWRNNKGGTVSGFRESVLCRVCDRDDSAAAPLVALYEEDGSFPADKLDVFGPLAAVWVENRRNTAVDEGLLNEQERLWRSGEL; encoded by the coding sequence GTGAGCGAGGAAGCCAGTACCGGCGAGCCGCACGACTTAGAAGAGATCATCCTCAACGTCGGAGTAACACCACCTTGCCCCACCTGCAGCCAGCCGACGATACTCCTGGCCCGCTATCCCCACAGCTGGCGCAACAACAAGGGCGGCACCGTCAGCGGCTTCAGAGAATCCGTACTGTGCCGAGTCTGCGACCGCGATGACTCGGCCGCCGCACCGCTGGTCGCCCTCTATGAAGAAGATGGTTCCTTCCCTGCCGACAAACTCGATGTCTTCGGGCCACTCGCCGCGGTGTGGGTCGAAAACCGCCGGAACACCGCCGTCGACGAGGGACTCCTCAACGAGCAGGAACGGCTCTGGCGGAGCGGCGAGCTCTAG
- the istA gene encoding IS21 family transposase, whose translation MISVEDWAEIRRLHRAEQMPIRAIARQLGISKNTVKRALATDRPPVYSRPPKGSAVDAVEPQIRELLKQTPTMPATVIAERIGWERGMTVLKERVRELRPAYLPVDPVSRTTYQPGELAQCDLWFPPVDIPLGYGQSGRPPVLVMVSGYSRIIAARMLPTRTTGDLIDGHWKLLTGWDAVPRMLVWDNEAGIGRGKVTGDFAAFAGLLATRIYLCRPRDPEAKGLVERANGYLETSFLPGRTFTGADDFNTQLTAWLAVANRRQHRTLGARPVDRWEADRAQMLALPPVDPPRWWRFATRIGRDHYIRVDTCDYSVHPLAIGKKVQVRTDTDEVIVTLTPGGAEVARHPRCWAKQQTITDPDHARAAALLRGDYRHHQASQALAARGQNAATASDLVEVEQRQLDSYDRMFTLIEGGGGHDEPEVS comes from the coding sequence GTGATTTCCGTGGAGGACTGGGCAGAGATCCGCAGGCTGCACCGGGCCGAGCAGATGCCGATCCGGGCGATCGCCCGGCAGCTGGGCATCTCGAAGAACACCGTGAAGCGGGCCCTGGCCACGGACCGGCCGCCGGTCTACTCGCGGCCGCCGAAGGGCTCGGCGGTCGACGCGGTCGAGCCGCAGATCCGGGAACTGCTGAAGCAGACCCCGACGATGCCGGCGACCGTGATCGCCGAGCGGATCGGCTGGGAGCGCGGGATGACCGTCCTCAAAGAACGCGTACGCGAGCTGCGGCCGGCCTATCTGCCCGTCGATCCGGTCTCGCGCACGACGTATCAGCCCGGCGAGCTGGCTCAGTGCGACCTGTGGTTCCCGCCCGTCGACATCCCGCTCGGATACGGGCAGAGCGGCCGGCCTCCGGTGCTCGTGATGGTGTCCGGCTACTCGCGGATCATCGCCGCGCGGATGCTGCCCACCCGCACCACCGGCGACCTGATCGACGGGCACTGGAAGCTTCTGACCGGCTGGGATGCAGTGCCGCGGATGCTGGTCTGGGACAACGAGGCCGGGATCGGCCGGGGCAAGGTGACCGGGGACTTCGCTGCGTTCGCGGGCCTGCTCGCCACCCGGATCTATCTCTGCCGGCCTCGCGATCCCGAAGCGAAAGGGCTGGTGGAGAGGGCGAATGGCTATCTGGAGACCAGCTTCCTTCCCGGCCGCACCTTCACCGGGGCCGATGACTTCAACACCCAGCTGACTGCCTGGCTGGCCGTCGCCAACCGGCGCCAGCACCGCACCCTGGGCGCCCGTCCGGTTGACCGGTGGGAGGCCGACCGGGCCCAGATGCTCGCCCTGCCGCCGGTCGACCCGCCACGCTGGTGGCGTTTCGCGACCCGCATCGGCCGCGACCACTACATCCGCGTCGACACCTGCGACTATTCCGTGCACCCCTTGGCCATCGGCAAGAAAGTCCAGGTCCGCACCGACACCGACGAAGTCATCGTCACTCTCACCCCCGGCGGGGCGGAAGTCGCGCGCCATCCGCGGTGCTGGGCCAAGCAGCAGACCATCACCGACCCGGACCATGCCCGCGCCGCCGCCCTCCTGCGCGGCGACTATCGCCACCACCAAGCCTCCCAGGCCCTCGCCGCCCGTGGGCAAAACGCTGCGACAGCCAGTGATCTCGTCGAGGTCGAGCAGCGCCAACTCGACTCCTATGACCGCATGTTCACCCTCATCGAGGGTGGCGGCGGACACGACGAGCCGGAGGTCTCCTGA
- a CDS encoding helix-turn-helix domain-containing protein has translation MSDFQAIDALLASASSDRTPLPPAEERRQLREGLHLSRAQLATALGVGASTVGGWESGWDPSGEVREKYAYFLDGARTKLDAAAVTATAPVGDPADAPAEADQAVDTDDFDALAAPQPCVLCGQPARHQVEGFPQHLDSAECGAAEPVQAEKCVSEPAAQQTSRQLAPAERQDRPARGVRVVPVGRRVQAASDTPDLIGSAVAAALAEHAGDVEAALVKRAIPDAMALLDHTRKGCRYDIVAHPWLPEILRKQTARGADQVWEARPKWTRPELPAGWHEVTALDINGAYLSALKTHLPLGQLEHSTGDHHDRRRAGVHLITPPVWDHDAVLPNPIGTRVEIHPLNQSQVDRPRQRVVEFRTLNVRHWDRIVAAWVAGDDQEHDDAWVDQVIDLGSQWGQYEYVTNVGFAV, from the coding sequence ATGAGCGATTTCCAGGCCATCGATGCCCTGCTCGCATCCGCGTCGTCGGACCGGACCCCGCTTCCGCCTGCCGAGGAGCGGCGTCAGCTGCGCGAGGGGCTGCACCTGTCTCGCGCCCAGCTCGCGACGGCGTTGGGCGTCGGCGCGTCCACTGTCGGGGGCTGGGAGTCGGGGTGGGACCCGAGCGGCGAGGTGCGGGAGAAGTACGCGTACTTCCTCGATGGAGCGCGTACCAAGCTGGACGCCGCCGCAGTCACGGCGACTGCCCCTGTCGGCGACCCCGCTGACGCTCCGGCGGAAGCCGACCAAGCGGTCGACACGGACGACTTCGACGCGTTGGCCGCGCCACAGCCTTGCGTGCTGTGCGGGCAGCCCGCCCGTCACCAGGTCGAAGGATTCCCGCAGCACCTGGACTCTGCCGAGTGCGGCGCAGCTGAGCCCGTACAGGCGGAGAAGTGCGTGTCCGAGCCAGCCGCGCAGCAGACCTCACGGCAGTTGGCGCCCGCCGAACGTCAGGATCGGCCGGCGCGCGGCGTCAGGGTCGTGCCGGTCGGCCGCCGGGTGCAGGCGGCCTCCGACACTCCGGACCTGATCGGCTCCGCTGTCGCGGCCGCGCTCGCCGAACACGCCGGTGATGTCGAGGCCGCGTTGGTGAAGCGGGCGATCCCGGACGCGATGGCGCTCCTGGACCACACCCGCAAGGGCTGCCGCTACGACATCGTCGCCCACCCGTGGCTGCCCGAGATCCTGCGCAAGCAGACCGCCCGCGGCGCGGACCAGGTCTGGGAGGCCCGCCCCAAGTGGACCCGCCCCGAACTGCCCGCCGGGTGGCACGAGGTGACCGCGCTCGACATCAACGGTGCCTACTTGTCCGCGCTCAAGACCCACCTGCCGCTCGGGCAGCTGGAACACTCCACCGGTGATCACCACGACCGTCGCCGCGCGGGTGTCCACCTGATCACCCCGCCGGTCTGGGACCACGACGCGGTCCTGCCCAACCCGATCGGGACCCGCGTGGAGATTCACCCGCTCAACCAGTCCCAGGTCGACCGGCCCCGCCAGCGCGTCGTGGAGTTCCGCACCCTCAACGTCCGTCACTGGGACCGCATCGTCGCGGCCTGGGTGGCGGGTGACGACCAGGAGCACGACGACGCGTGGGTGGACCAGGTCATCGATCTTGGGTCGCAGTGGGGGCAGTACGAGTACGTCACCAACGTCGGATTTGCCGTATGA
- a CDS encoding helix-turn-helix transcriptional regulator produces the protein MSTAQELPKPIESLLNRAVGLPGPAERARLRLAGNLTQAEVAEALGVHRVQVVRWETGRAEPRQPHRQAYAQLLRGLAAKFPRGV, from the coding sequence ATGTCGACAGCGCAAGAACTGCCCAAGCCGATCGAGTCCTTGCTGAATCGGGCTGTTGGACTTCCGGGTCCCGCCGAGAGGGCTCGACTGCGCCTGGCGGGAAACCTGACGCAGGCCGAAGTCGCTGAGGCCCTCGGTGTGCACCGCGTTCAGGTCGTCCGGTGGGAAACCGGCCGGGCTGAGCCCCGGCAGCCACACCGCCAGGCCTATGCCCAGCTCCTACGCGGGCTCGCCGCCAAGTTCCCACGGGGAGTCTGA